The genome window GTCTAATCTCAAAAAACCGGGCAGCCAGATCTCCGATCAAAGCAAAATTCAGTCCGGTAAAGGAGGAGTTATAATCTATGACTTCGGAGACACAACAACCCGTTAGCCCCGAACGAATCCTTCAACTTATGTGGGGGCATGCAGCTCCCATGATCATCTATGCGGGGCTTCGCAACAATGTCTTTGAGGAGCTAGCCGCAGGCCCACTGACCATTGACCGGATCCACGCAAAAACAGGCGCCTCCGTTCGTGGACTGAAGGCGCTGTTAAACGCTTTGGTCGGCCTTGGTCTGTTAGCAAAAGACACAGCAGGCCATTATCTACTCACCCCAGAAAGCGCCGCCTTCCTTGTGCGAAAAAGCCCGTCCTACTACGGCGAGCTGTTTCGCCATACCTACGAACAGCTCATTCCGAACTGGCTGGGGTTGGCCGAGATCGTGCGAAGTGGAAAGCCCATCGTGAGTCTTGACCAGACCGACAACGGAACTGCTTTTTTTGAAAAGTTCGTTGAAGCGCTCTTTCCACTTAACTCCGGTGCTGCTAACGCGCTTGCCGAATCGCTGTGTCTTCCGCAACTCAGCGCTCCCTACTCTGTACTCGACG of Chthonomonas calidirosea T49 contains these proteins:
- a CDS encoding methyltransferase; the encoded protein is MTSETQQPVSPERILQLMWGHAAPMIIYAGLRNNVFEELAAGPLTIDRIHAKTGASVRGLKALLNALVGLGLLAKDTAGHYLLTPESAAFLVRKSPSYYGELFRHTYEQLIPNWLGLAEIVRSGKPIVSLDQTDNGTAFFEKFVEALFPLNSGAANALAESLCLPQLSAPYSVLDVAAGSGVWSICLAMKSPQVWATVVDFPQVLTVTRRMLSRFGLTDRFRLVGGDMHTADFGKDHQIAILGHILHSEGEMRSRELLAKTYQALAPGGTIAIAEFLVNEDRTSPPHALIFAVNMLVHTEQGDTYSFNEIRRWLEEVGFQHVRSLDVPAASPLILATKPPT